One genomic window of Meles meles chromosome 3, mMelMel3.1 paternal haplotype, whole genome shotgun sequence includes the following:
- the UTP15 gene encoding U3 small nucleolar RNA-associated protein 15 homolog, with the protein MAGYKPAAIQTYPVLGEKITQDTLYWNNYKTPVQIKEFGAVSKVDFSPQPPYNYAVTASSRIHIYGRYSQEPIKTFSRFKDTAYCATFRQDGRLLVAGSEDGGVQLFDISGRAPLRQFEGHTKAVHTVDFTADKYHVVSGADDYTVKLWDIPNSKEILTFKEHSDYVRCGCASKLNPDLFVTGSYDHTVKMFDARTNKSVISVEHGQPVESVLLFPSGGLLASAGGRYVKIWDMLKGGQLLVSLKNHHKTVTCLYLSSSGQRLLSGSLDRKVKVYSTTSYKVVHSFDYAASILSLALAHEDETIVVGMTNGILSVKHRKSEAKKDSLPRRRRPAYRTFIKGKNYMKQRDDILINRPSKKHLELYDRDLKNFRVSKALDRVLEPSCTIKTPEITVSIIKELNRRGVLANALAGRDEKEISRVLNFLIRNLSQPRFAPVLISAAEIIIDIYLPVIGQSPVVDKKFLLLQGLVEKEIDYQRELLETLGMMDMLFATMTRKESTSVLQHTSDGFLENKKMES; encoded by the exons acCCCTGTTCAAATCAAGGAGTTTGGTGCAGTGTCAAAAGTAgatttttctccacagcctccaTATAATTATGCTGTCACAGCTTCCTCAAGG attcacatttaTGGCCGGTACTCTCAAGAACCTATAAAAACCTTTTCTCGGTTTAAGGACACGGCATACTGTGCTACTTTTCGTCAGGATGGTAGACTGCTTGTGGCTGGCAGTGAAGATGGTGGAGTTCAGCTTTTTGATATAAGTGGGAGAGCTCCCCTCAGGCAGTTTGAAGGTCATACTAA AGCAGTTCATACAGTCGATTTTACAGCTGACAAATACCATGTGGTCTCTGGGGCTGATGATTATACAGTTAAATTATGGGATATTCCAAACTCCAAAGAAATTCTGACATTCAAAGAACATTCTGATTATGTGAGGTGTGGATGTGCTAGCAAACTGAACCCAGATCTGTTTGTAACAG GGTCATATGATCATACTGTGAAGATGTTTGATGCACGAACAAACAAGAGTGTGATCTCTGTTGAGCATGGGCAGCCAGTGGAAAGTGTCCTGCTTTTTCCCTCTGGAGGTCTTCTGGCATCagcag gaGGCCGTTATGTTAAAATCTGGGACATGCTGAAAGGAGGACAGTTGCTAGTGTCTTTGAAAAATCATCATAAAACTGTGACATGTTTATATCTGAGCAGCTCTGGACAGAGGTTACTTTCTGGGTCACTGGATAG GAAGGTGAAAGTATATAGCACGACTTCCTATAAAGTAGTCCACAGTTTTGATTATGCAGCTTCAATTTTGAGTCTTGCACTTGCA CATGAAGATGAGACAATAGTTGTAGGAATGACCAATGGAATACTGAGTGTTAAACATCGGAAATCTGAAGCAAAGAAGGATTCTCTTCCTAGGAGAAGAAGGCCTGCATATCGAActtttattaaaggaaaaaattacatgaaaCAAAGG GACGACATTTTGATCAACAGGCCTTCAAAGAAACACCTAGAATTATATGACCGGGATCTGAAAAATTTCCGGGTCTCTAAGGCACTTGACAGAGTCCTTGAG CCCAGTTGTACAATAAAGACACCCGAGATTACAGTTTCCATCATAAAGGAGCTAAATCGAAGAGGAGTCCTTGCAAATGCCCTTGCAGGTCGGGATGAAAAGGAAATCAGTCgtgttcttaattttttgataCG GAATCTGTCTCAGCCAAGATTTGCCCCTGTTTTGATCAGTGCTGCTGAAATAATTATTG atATTTATCTTCCTGTGATTGGTCAGTCGCCTGTAGTCGATAAAAAGTTTTTGTTACTTCAAGGACTTGTAGAAAAAGAGATTGATTACCAAAGAGAACTACTAGAAACCTTGGGGATGATGGATATGCTTTTTGCTACTATGACAAGGAAAGAAAGCACTTCGGTGCTGCAGCATACATCTGATGGATTTCTAGAAAACAAGAAGATGGAATCATAG